Proteins encoded within one genomic window of Lagenorhynchus albirostris chromosome 9, mLagAlb1.1, whole genome shotgun sequence:
- the KBTBD4 gene encoding kelch repeat and BTB domain-containing protein 4 isoform X1 encodes MDYFSYSGWWCFADNWQREKLATTMESPEEPGASMDENYFVNYTFKDRSHSGRVAQGIMKLCLEEELFADVTISVEGREFQLHRLVLSAQSCFFRSMFTSNLKEAHNRVIVLQDVSESVFQLLVDYIYHGTVKLRAEELQEIYEVSDMYQLTSLFEECSRFLARTVQVDSCLQVMWLADRHSDPELYTAAKHCAKAHLAQLQSTEEFLHLPHRLLIDIISDGVPCSQNPTEAIEAWINFNKEEREAFSESLRTSLKEIGENVHIYLIGKESSRTHSLAVSLHCAEDDSISVSGQNSLCHQITAACKHGGDLYVVGGSIPRRMWKCNNATVDWEWCAPLPRDRLQHTLVSVPGKDAIYSLGGKTLQDTLSNAVIYYRVGDNVWTETTQLEVAVSGAAGANLNGIIYLLGGEENDLDFFTKPSRLIQCFDTETDKCHVKPYVLPFAGRMHAAVHKDLVFIVAEGDSLVCYNPLLDSFTRLCLPEAWSSAPSLWKIASCNGSIYVFRDRYKKGDANTYKLDPATSAVTVTRGIKVLLTNLQFVLA; translated from the exons ATGGACTACTTCAGTTATTCAGGGTGGTGGTGTTTTGCAGACAACTGGCAGAGAGAGAAGTTGGCTACTACCATGGAATCACCAGAGGAGCCTGGAGCATCCATGGATGAGAACTACTTTGTGAACTACACTTTCAAAGATAGGTCACACTCAGGCCGTGTGGCTCAAGGCATCATGAAACTGTGTTTGGAGGAAGAGCTCTTTGCTGATGTCACCATTTCAGTGGAAGGCCGGGAGTTTCAGCTCCACCGATTGGTCCTCTCAGCTCAGAGTTGCTTCTTCCGGTCCATGTTCACTTCCAACCTGAAGGAGGCCCACAACCGGGTAATTGTGCTGCAGGATGTGAGCGAGTCTGTTTTCCAGCTCCTGGTTGATTATATCTACCATGGGACCGTGAAACTTCGAGCTGAGGAGCTGCAGGAAATATATGAGGTGTCAGACATGTATCAGCTGACATCTCTCTTTGAGGAGTGTTCTCGGTTTTTGGCCCGCACAGTGCAGGTGGACAGCTGTCTTCAGGTGATGTGGCTGGCAGATCGACACAGTGATCCTGAGCTCTACACTgctgccaagcactgtgccaagGCCCACCTGGcccagctgcagagcacagaggaatttcTCCACTTGCCCCATCGTCTACTCATTGATATCATCTCTG ATGGAGTTCCATGTTCCCAGAACCCAACAGAGGCAATAGAAGCCTGGATcaattttaataaagaagaaagagaggcttTTTCAGAGTCACTCAGGACTAGCTTGAAG GAAATTGGGGAGAATGTACACATTTACCTGATCGGGAAAGAGTCATCTCGTACCCACTCGTTGGCTGTGTCCTTACATTGTGCAGAAGATGACTCCATCAGTGTAAGTGGCCAAAACAGCTTGTGCCACCAGATCACTGCAGCCTGCAAGCATGGCGGAGACTTGTATGTGGTGGGAGGGTCCATCCCACGGCGCATGTGGAAGTGCAACAATGCCACTGTGGACTGGGAATGGTGTGCGCCTTTGCCCCGTGACCGACTCCAGCACACCCTGGTGTCTGTGCCCGGGAAAGATGCCATATATTCACTGGGTGGCAAGACGCTGCAGGATACCCTCTCCAATGCAGTTATCTATTATCGGGTAGGTGATAACGTCTGGACTGAGACAACCCAGTTAGAGGTGGCTGTGTCAGGGGCCGCTGGTGCCAACCTCAACGGGATCATCTACTTACTAGGGGGGGAGGAGAATGACCTGGACTTCTTTACCAAACCGTCCCGACTCATCCAGTGCtttgacacagagacagacaagtGTCACGTGAAACCCTATGTGCTGCCCTTCGCTGGCCGCATGCACGCAGCTGTGCATAAGGATCTGGTGTTCATCGTGGCTGAAGGGGACTCCCTGGTGTGCTACAATCCGCTGCTAGACAGCTTCACCCGGCTTTGCCTTCCTGAGGCCTGGAGCTCTGCCCCATCCCTCTGGAAGATTGCCAGCTGTAATGGGAGCATCTATGTTTTTCGGGACCGATATAAAAAGGGGGATGCCAACACCTACAAACTTGATCCTGCCACTTCGGCTGTAACTGTCACTAGAGGCATTAAGGTGCTGCTTACCAATTTGCAGTTTGTGTTGGCCTAA
- the KBTBD4 gene encoding kelch repeat and BTB domain-containing protein 4 isoform X3 yields the protein MESPEEPGASMDENYFVNYTFKDRSHSGRVAQGIMKLCLEEELFADVTISVEGREFQLHRLVLSAQSCFFRSMFTSNLKEAHNRVIVLQDVSESVFQLLVDYIYHGTVKLRAEELQEIYEVSDMYQLTSLFEECSRFLARTVQVDSCLQVMWLADRHSDPELYTAAKHCAKAHLAQLQSTEEFLHLPHRLLIDIISDGVPCSQNPTEAIEAWINFNKEEREAFSESLRTSLKEIGENVHIYLIGKESSRTHSLAVSLHCAEDDSISVSGQNSLCHQITAACKHGGDLYVVGGSIPRRMWKCNNATVDWEWCAPLPRDRLQHTLVSVPGKDAIYSLGGKTLQDTLSNAVIYYRVGDNVWTETTQLEVAVSGAAGANLNGIIYLLGGEENDLDFFTKPSRLIQCFDTETDKCHVKPYVLPFAGRMHAAVHKDLVFIVAEGDSLVCYNPLLDSFTRLCLPEAWSSAPSLWKIASCNGSIYVFRDRYKKGDANTYKLDPATSAVTVTRGIKVLLTNLQFVLA from the exons ATGGAATCACCAGAGGAGCCTGGAGCATCCATGGATGAGAACTACTTTGTGAACTACACTTTCAAAGATAGGTCACACTCAGGCCGTGTGGCTCAAGGCATCATGAAACTGTGTTTGGAGGAAGAGCTCTTTGCTGATGTCACCATTTCAGTGGAAGGCCGGGAGTTTCAGCTCCACCGATTGGTCCTCTCAGCTCAGAGTTGCTTCTTCCGGTCCATGTTCACTTCCAACCTGAAGGAGGCCCACAACCGGGTAATTGTGCTGCAGGATGTGAGCGAGTCTGTTTTCCAGCTCCTGGTTGATTATATCTACCATGGGACCGTGAAACTTCGAGCTGAGGAGCTGCAGGAAATATATGAGGTGTCAGACATGTATCAGCTGACATCTCTCTTTGAGGAGTGTTCTCGGTTTTTGGCCCGCACAGTGCAGGTGGACAGCTGTCTTCAGGTGATGTGGCTGGCAGATCGACACAGTGATCCTGAGCTCTACACTgctgccaagcactgtgccaagGCCCACCTGGcccagctgcagagcacagaggaatttcTCCACTTGCCCCATCGTCTACTCATTGATATCATCTCTG ATGGAGTTCCATGTTCCCAGAACCCAACAGAGGCAATAGAAGCCTGGATcaattttaataaagaagaaagagaggcttTTTCAGAGTCACTCAGGACTAGCTTGAAG GAAATTGGGGAGAATGTACACATTTACCTGATCGGGAAAGAGTCATCTCGTACCCACTCGTTGGCTGTGTCCTTACATTGTGCAGAAGATGACTCCATCAGTGTAAGTGGCCAAAACAGCTTGTGCCACCAGATCACTGCAGCCTGCAAGCATGGCGGAGACTTGTATGTGGTGGGAGGGTCCATCCCACGGCGCATGTGGAAGTGCAACAATGCCACTGTGGACTGGGAATGGTGTGCGCCTTTGCCCCGTGACCGACTCCAGCACACCCTGGTGTCTGTGCCCGGGAAAGATGCCATATATTCACTGGGTGGCAAGACGCTGCAGGATACCCTCTCCAATGCAGTTATCTATTATCGGGTAGGTGATAACGTCTGGACTGAGACAACCCAGTTAGAGGTGGCTGTGTCAGGGGCCGCTGGTGCCAACCTCAACGGGATCATCTACTTACTAGGGGGGGAGGAGAATGACCTGGACTTCTTTACCAAACCGTCCCGACTCATCCAGTGCtttgacacagagacagacaagtGTCACGTGAAACCCTATGTGCTGCCCTTCGCTGGCCGCATGCACGCAGCTGTGCATAAGGATCTGGTGTTCATCGTGGCTGAAGGGGACTCCCTGGTGTGCTACAATCCGCTGCTAGACAGCTTCACCCGGCTTTGCCTTCCTGAGGCCTGGAGCTCTGCCCCATCCCTCTGGAAGATTGCCAGCTGTAATGGGAGCATCTATGTTTTTCGGGACCGATATAAAAAGGGGGATGCCAACACCTACAAACTTGATCCTGCCACTTCGGCTGTAACTGTCACTAGAGGCATTAAGGTGCTGCTTACCAATTTGCAGTTTGTGTTGGCCTAA
- the NDUFS3 gene encoding NADH dehydrogenase [ubiquinone] iron-sulfur protein 3, mitochondrial, which produces MAAAAAAAAAARGCWLGLVGSAALARVAWRPLVLLLPVRRESAAADTRPTVRPQNDVAHKQLSAFGEYVAEILPKYVQQVQVSCFNELEICIHPDGVIPVLTFLRDHTNAQFKSLADLTAVDIPTRQNRFEIVYNLLSLRFNSRIRVKTYTDELTPIESSVSVYKAANWYEREIWDMFGVFFANHPDLRRILTDYGFEGHPFRKDFPLSGYVELRYDDEVKRVVAEPVELAQEFRRFDLNSPWETFPAYRQPPESLRLEAGDKNPETK; this is translated from the exons atggcggcggcggcggcggcggcagcagcggctcGGGGCTGTTGGCTGGGGCTCGTGGGGTCCGCTGCGCTGGCCAGAG TGGCCTGGAGACCCTTGGTGCTGTTGCTGCCGGTGAGGAGGGAAAGCGCCGCGGCAGACACGCGCC CCACTGTCAGACCACAGAATGATGTGGCCCACAAGCAGCTCTCAGCTTTTGGAGAGTATGTGGCTGAAATCCTGCCCAAGTATGTCCAACAAGTTCAG GTGTCCTGCTTCAATGAGTTAGAGATCTGTATCCATCCTGATGGAGTCATCCCAGTGCTGACTTTCCTCAGGGATCACACCAATGCACAATTCAAATCCTTGGCTGACTTGACAGCGGTGGATATCCCCACCCGGCAGAACCGTTTTGAG ATTGTTTACAACTTGCTCTCTCTACGTTTCAACTCCCGGATCCGTGTGAAGACCTATACAGATGAGCTGACACCCATTGAGTCTTCTGTGTCGGTGTACAAGGCAGCCAACTGGTATGAGAGGGAG ATTTGGGACATGTTTGGAGTCTTCTTTGCTAACCACCCTGACCTAAGAAGGATCCTAACAGACTATGGTTTTGAGGGACATCCTTTCCGGAAAGATTTCCCCCTGTCTGGCTATGTTGAG TTACGCTATGACGATGAGGTGAAGCGGGTGGTGGCCGAGCCGGTGGAGTTGGCCCAAGAGTTCCGCAGGTTTGATCTGAACAGCCCCTGGGAGACTTTCCCTGCTTATCGCCAGCCCCCTGAGAGTCTCAGGCTTGAAGCTGGAGACAAGAACCCCGAAACCAAGTAG
- the KBTBD4 gene encoding kelch repeat and BTB domain-containing protein 4 isoform X2, whose protein sequence is MKGGKADNWQREKLATTMESPEEPGASMDENYFVNYTFKDRSHSGRVAQGIMKLCLEEELFADVTISVEGREFQLHRLVLSAQSCFFRSMFTSNLKEAHNRVIVLQDVSESVFQLLVDYIYHGTVKLRAEELQEIYEVSDMYQLTSLFEECSRFLARTVQVDSCLQVMWLADRHSDPELYTAAKHCAKAHLAQLQSTEEFLHLPHRLLIDIISDGVPCSQNPTEAIEAWINFNKEEREAFSESLRTSLKEIGENVHIYLIGKESSRTHSLAVSLHCAEDDSISVSGQNSLCHQITAACKHGGDLYVVGGSIPRRMWKCNNATVDWEWCAPLPRDRLQHTLVSVPGKDAIYSLGGKTLQDTLSNAVIYYRVGDNVWTETTQLEVAVSGAAGANLNGIIYLLGGEENDLDFFTKPSRLIQCFDTETDKCHVKPYVLPFAGRMHAAVHKDLVFIVAEGDSLVCYNPLLDSFTRLCLPEAWSSAPSLWKIASCNGSIYVFRDRYKKGDANTYKLDPATSAVTVTRGIKVLLTNLQFVLA, encoded by the exons ATGAAAGGAGGGAAGGCAG ACAACTGGCAGAGAGAGAAGTTGGCTACTACCATGGAATCACCAGAGGAGCCTGGAGCATCCATGGATGAGAACTACTTTGTGAACTACACTTTCAAAGATAGGTCACACTCAGGCCGTGTGGCTCAAGGCATCATGAAACTGTGTTTGGAGGAAGAGCTCTTTGCTGATGTCACCATTTCAGTGGAAGGCCGGGAGTTTCAGCTCCACCGATTGGTCCTCTCAGCTCAGAGTTGCTTCTTCCGGTCCATGTTCACTTCCAACCTGAAGGAGGCCCACAACCGGGTAATTGTGCTGCAGGATGTGAGCGAGTCTGTTTTCCAGCTCCTGGTTGATTATATCTACCATGGGACCGTGAAACTTCGAGCTGAGGAGCTGCAGGAAATATATGAGGTGTCAGACATGTATCAGCTGACATCTCTCTTTGAGGAGTGTTCTCGGTTTTTGGCCCGCACAGTGCAGGTGGACAGCTGTCTTCAGGTGATGTGGCTGGCAGATCGACACAGTGATCCTGAGCTCTACACTgctgccaagcactgtgccaagGCCCACCTGGcccagctgcagagcacagaggaatttcTCCACTTGCCCCATCGTCTACTCATTGATATCATCTCTG ATGGAGTTCCATGTTCCCAGAACCCAACAGAGGCAATAGAAGCCTGGATcaattttaataaagaagaaagagaggcttTTTCAGAGTCACTCAGGACTAGCTTGAAG GAAATTGGGGAGAATGTACACATTTACCTGATCGGGAAAGAGTCATCTCGTACCCACTCGTTGGCTGTGTCCTTACATTGTGCAGAAGATGACTCCATCAGTGTAAGTGGCCAAAACAGCTTGTGCCACCAGATCACTGCAGCCTGCAAGCATGGCGGAGACTTGTATGTGGTGGGAGGGTCCATCCCACGGCGCATGTGGAAGTGCAACAATGCCACTGTGGACTGGGAATGGTGTGCGCCTTTGCCCCGTGACCGACTCCAGCACACCCTGGTGTCTGTGCCCGGGAAAGATGCCATATATTCACTGGGTGGCAAGACGCTGCAGGATACCCTCTCCAATGCAGTTATCTATTATCGGGTAGGTGATAACGTCTGGACTGAGACAACCCAGTTAGAGGTGGCTGTGTCAGGGGCCGCTGGTGCCAACCTCAACGGGATCATCTACTTACTAGGGGGGGAGGAGAATGACCTGGACTTCTTTACCAAACCGTCCCGACTCATCCAGTGCtttgacacagagacagacaagtGTCACGTGAAACCCTATGTGCTGCCCTTCGCTGGCCGCATGCACGCAGCTGTGCATAAGGATCTGGTGTTCATCGTGGCTGAAGGGGACTCCCTGGTGTGCTACAATCCGCTGCTAGACAGCTTCACCCGGCTTTGCCTTCCTGAGGCCTGGAGCTCTGCCCCATCCCTCTGGAAGATTGCCAGCTGTAATGGGAGCATCTATGTTTTTCGGGACCGATATAAAAAGGGGGATGCCAACACCTACAAACTTGATCCTGCCACTTCGGCTGTAACTGTCACTAGAGGCATTAAGGTGCTGCTTACCAATTTGCAGTTTGTGTTGGCCTAA
- the FAM180B gene encoding protein FAM180B, with protein MAGTMQFLAWLMVAICFLPGVTTTQHRAGQPMDSTNVGGGLQEPEAPEVMFELLWSGLELDIMGQLHIQDEELASTRPGRRLSLLLQHHVPRDLEGAEQRLQQFQDLRKGPPLSPWDFEHLLLTGLSCVYRLPVASEAQERGRWAQVFALLAQETLWDLCKGFCPQGQPPSLGPSASTLDPFP; from the exons ATGGCTGGGACGATGCAGTTCCTGGCTTGGTTAATGGTAGCCATTTGCTTCCTCCCTGGGGTGACTACAACCCAGCACCGTGCAG GGCAGCCCATGGACAGCACCAACGTGGGAGGTGGCCTGCAGGAGCCAGAGGCCCCGGAAGTGATGTTTGAG CTGCTCTGGTCTGGGCTGGAGCTGGATATCATGGGGCAGCTGCACATCCAGGACGAGGAACTGGCATCCACACGTCCAGGCCGCCGGCTCAGTCTCCTCCTGCAGCACCATGTGCCCAGGGACTTGGAGGGTGCTGAGCAGCGGCTGCAGCAGTTCCAGGACCTGCGGAAGGGACCCCCTCTTAGCCCTTGGGACTTTGAACATCTGCTCCTCACAGGCCTGTCCTGTGTCTACCGGCTCCCTGTGGCTAGTGAGGCTCAGGAGAGAGGTCGCTGGGCCCAGGTCTTCGCCCTCCTGGCACAGGAAACACTCTGGGACCTGTGCAAGGGCTTCTGCCCCCAGGGCCAGCCCCCTTCTCTGGGGCCCTCGGCCTCTACCCTTgaccccttcccctaa